A window of the Halostella litorea genome harbors these coding sequences:
- a CDS encoding P-loop NTPase: MTGHDTDDDRSNDARGTDGRPADAPGDAAERVREAVAAVEDPDLGTSVVESGLVTDVSVAEGVATITVDLAGFDAETAEDVTEALRREALSTPGVERAQVEGDTPDDGADGVERPEGIDTVIAVASAKGGVGKTTVSTQLARALAADGERDVGLFDADLYGPNVPELLDLEGPVTANDEGDAEPIEADGIAAMSVGLIANDAPLAWRGAMAHEAVTELFEDAAWGDLDVLVVDLPPGTGDIVLTTLQGLPVDGAVLVTTPYPTAVGDTGRSATLFEENAVPVLGTVVNMRGFTCDCGREHDLFPDADVEAELDAPVLADLPFDERVRGMDGPVPDEFAALAGQVLSRVEETGDVAVPDHALDIRGLPPQVRHEQAIEEFKALSPGETFYLVNDHDPSPLAAMLADVVGGAESPEDAFERYDVRRQAPDEWVMAVSRPAVPA, encoded by the coding sequence CGAGGACCCGGACCTGGGCACGAGCGTAGTCGAGTCCGGGCTGGTGACGGACGTGTCGGTCGCGGAGGGCGTCGCGACGATCACCGTCGACCTCGCCGGGTTCGACGCGGAGACGGCGGAGGACGTGACCGAGGCGCTCCGGCGCGAGGCGCTGTCGACGCCCGGCGTCGAGCGGGCGCAGGTCGAGGGCGACACCCCGGACGACGGGGCCGACGGCGTCGAGCGCCCCGAGGGCATCGACACGGTGATCGCCGTCGCCAGCGCGAAGGGCGGCGTCGGGAAGACGACCGTGTCGACCCAGCTCGCCCGCGCGCTCGCCGCCGACGGGGAGCGCGACGTGGGGCTGTTCGACGCCGACCTCTACGGCCCGAACGTGCCCGAACTGCTCGACTTGGAGGGGCCGGTGACGGCCAACGACGAGGGCGACGCCGAGCCGATCGAGGCCGACGGCATCGCCGCGATGAGCGTCGGGCTGATCGCCAACGACGCGCCGCTGGCCTGGCGCGGGGCGATGGCCCACGAGGCCGTGACCGAACTGTTCGAGGACGCCGCCTGGGGCGACCTGGACGTGCTCGTGGTCGACCTCCCGCCGGGCACGGGCGACATCGTCCTGACGACGCTCCAGGGCCTGCCGGTCGACGGCGCGGTGCTGGTCACCACGCCGTACCCGACCGCCGTCGGCGACACCGGCCGGAGCGCGACGCTGTTCGAGGAGAACGCCGTCCCCGTGCTCGGGACGGTGGTCAACATGCGCGGGTTCACCTGCGACTGCGGCCGGGAGCACGACCTGTTCCCGGACGCGGACGTCGAGGCGGAACTCGACGCGCCCGTCCTCGCGGACCTGCCGTTCGACGAGCGCGTCCGCGGGATGGACGGCCCCGTCCCCGACGAGTTCGCCGCGCTCGCCGGGCAGGTGCTTTCCCGCGTCGAGGAGACCGGCGACGTGGCGGTGCCGGACCACGCGCTGGACATCCGCGGCCTCCCGCCGCAGGTGCGCCACGAGCAGGCGATCGAGGAGTTCAAGGCGCTCTCCCCGGGCGAGACGTTCTACCTCGTCAACGATCACGACCCGTCGCCGCTGGCGGCGATGCTTGCGGACGTCGTGGGCGGGGCGGAGTCGCCCGAGGACGCGTTCGAACGCTACGACGTCCGCCGGCAAGCGCCCGACGAGTGGGTGATGGCAGTGTCCCGACCGGCCGTCCCGGCGTAG
- a CDS encoding helix-turn-helix domain-containing protein, whose amino-acid sequence MRYLTVRSTADGAALHPLGRELRDAPGFSREAIHHAELLDDGTVLMLAEGSGDSTRYESVMRESPHVVEFMVSGDERWIAVSQFESSAATERIMAEAARPGVVVDTPIDIDPDGALRITYLGGESALQDLYRSMTGDDPVRVEVLETGSYTPDQNSLTRLLTDRQREVLDAAVEAGYYRTPRAGTHEDVAAALDLAPTTVGEHLRKVEERVFTAIAR is encoded by the coding sequence ATGCGCTACCTCACGGTTCGGTCCACGGCGGACGGCGCGGCGCTGCACCCGCTCGGGCGGGAACTGCGGGACGCACCCGGCTTCTCGCGCGAGGCGATCCACCACGCCGAACTGCTCGACGACGGCACCGTACTGATGCTCGCCGAGGGGAGCGGCGACTCCACCCGCTACGAGTCGGTCATGCGCGAGTCCCCGCACGTGGTGGAGTTCATGGTCTCCGGCGACGAGCGCTGGATCGCGGTCAGCCAGTTCGAGTCGTCCGCGGCGACAGAGCGGATCATGGCGGAGGCGGCCCGCCCGGGTGTCGTCGTCGATACGCCGATCGACATCGACCCCGACGGGGCGCTCCGGATCACGTACCTCGGCGGCGAGTCGGCGCTCCAGGACCTGTACAGGTCGATGACGGGCGACGACCCGGTCCGCGTCGAGGTGCTCGAAACGGGGTCGTACACGCCGGACCAGAACTCCCTCACGCGGCTTCTCACCGACCGACAGCGGGAGGTGCTCGACGCCGCGGTCGAGGCGGGATACTACCGCACACCGAGGGCGGGGACCCACGAGGACGTCGCCGCCGCCCTCGACCTCGCCCCGACGACGGTGGGCGAGCACCTGCGGAAGGTCGAGGAACGGGTGTTTACCGCGATCGCTCGCTGA